The Streptomyces fungicidicus nucleotide sequence GTCGGCGCGCTGCTGGAGGCCCGCTCCGTCCACCCCGGCCGCACCGCCCGCCACCATCTGCGCGCCCTCGCCCACACCCACGGCATCCCGGGGAGCCGCGTCGCACACGTCCTGGGCCTCACCGGCCTGACCGAGGTGGCGGACCGCCGGGTCAAGGGCTTCTCCCTCGGCATGGGCCAGCGCCTCGGCATCGCCGCCGCCCTCCTCGGCGACCCGGCCGCCGTCATCCTCGACGAGCCGGTCAACGGCCTCGACCCGGAGGGCGTCCTGTGGATCCGCACCCTGCTCAAGTCGCTGGCCGCCGAGGGCCGTACGGTCCTGGTCTCCTCGCACCTGATGAGCGAGATGGCCCTCACCGCCGACCACCTGGTCGTCATCGGCCGCGGCCGGCTCCTCGCCGACACCACGGTCACCGACTTCGTACGCCACGCCGGCACGGGCGCCGTCAAGGTCGTCACCCCGGACGCCTCCGCTCTCGTACACCGGCTCACCGCCCCCGGCGTCACCGTCACCGCCGAGGCCCCCGGCCACCTCACCGTGCGCGGCACCGACGCCGAGCACATCGGCCGCACGGCCGCCGCCCACGGCATCCCGCTCTCCGAGCTCACCCCGAGCGCGGCCTCCCTGGAAGAGGCGTTCATGGACCTCACCCACGACGCCGTCGAGTACCCCGCCACCCTGGAAGGAACAGCCGCGTGACCACCGCCGCCCAGCTCCACCGCGTGACCCCGGCGCGCGTCCTGCGCTCCGAGTGGCACAAGCTGTGGACGCTCCGCTCC carries:
- a CDS encoding ABC transporter ATP-binding protein; this encodes MIKAQHLTKRYGDRTVVTDLSFTVRPGTVTGFLGPNGAGKSTTMRMILGLDAPTRGHATVGGRSYAAHPAPLTEVGALLEARSVHPGRTARHHLRALAHTHGIPGSRVAHVLGLTGLTEVADRRVKGFSLGMGQRLGIAAALLGDPAAVILDEPVNGLDPEGVLWIRTLLKSLAAEGRTVLVSSHLMSEMALTADHLVVIGRGRLLADTTVTDFVRHAGTGAVKVVTPDASALVHRLTAPGVTVTAEAPGHLTVRGTDAEHIGRTAAAHGIPLSELTPSAASLEEAFMDLTHDAVEYPATLEGTAA